The following are encoded together in the Sphingomonas insulae genome:
- a CDS encoding FtsW/RodA/SpoVE family cell cycle protein: MTDTPRDTLTAAQRDTLIAKVKRRGGRGDSSPLGTWFWDIDRMLLLLTLFLIAIGLIAVAAASPATAVRYSGEHHKFTALYYFWRQLIWVGVSLPVLFGVSMLPVPLARRLALVGAGVLIVCLALTPFVGNSINGARRWIGYGFASFQPSEFLKPLFIVTVAWLLSLKAKDPELPTVLITGAMTGMIAVLLMLQPDFGQTVIFCTVWMALLMIAGTPMRVLGAIVGMVPVGLVAAYMFYGTARNRIDAFLFPGVEGEGASDHFQTNAAHATITSGGWTGTGPGGGTAKFGLPEAHTDYIYSVIGEEFGLIACAIIALVFLAIVVRVFVKLLDEQDEFKLLAASGLAVQFGAQALVSMAVNTGLAPSKGMTLPFISYGGSSMIALSIGMGLLLAFTRRNPFLTRSPYVVRWGSN; encoded by the coding sequence ATGACCGATACCCCGCGCGATACGCTGACCGCCGCCCAGCGCGATACGCTGATCGCGAAGGTGAAGCGGCGCGGCGGACGCGGCGACAGCTCGCCGCTCGGCACGTGGTTCTGGGACATCGACCGGATGCTCCTGCTGCTCACGCTGTTCCTTATCGCGATCGGTCTGATCGCGGTGGCGGCGGCGAGTCCGGCGACGGCGGTCCGCTATTCGGGCGAGCATCACAAATTCACCGCGCTCTATTATTTCTGGCGCCAGCTGATCTGGGTTGGGGTGTCGCTGCCGGTGTTGTTTGGCGTCTCAATGCTGCCGGTGCCGCTCGCGCGGCGGCTGGCGCTGGTGGGCGCGGGCGTGCTGATCGTCTGCCTCGCGCTGACGCCGTTCGTAGGCAACAGCATCAACGGCGCGCGGCGCTGGATCGGCTATGGCTTCGCCTCGTTCCAGCCGTCCGAGTTCCTGAAGCCGCTGTTCATCGTCACCGTCGCCTGGCTGCTGTCGCTGAAGGCAAAGGACCCGGAACTGCCGACGGTGCTCATTACCGGCGCGATGACCGGGATGATCGCGGTGCTGCTGATGCTCCAGCCGGACTTCGGCCAGACCGTTATCTTCTGCACCGTATGGATGGCGCTGCTGATGATCGCTGGTACGCCGATGCGCGTGCTCGGTGCGATCGTCGGCATGGTCCCGGTCGGCCTCGTCGCGGCGTACATGTTCTACGGCACCGCTCGCAACCGCATCGACGCCTTCCTGTTCCCGGGCGTGGAGGGAGAGGGGGCCAGCGACCATTTCCAGACCAACGCGGCGCATGCGACGATCACCAGCGGCGGCTGGACCGGCACCGGCCCCGGCGGCGGCACCGCCAAGTTCGGCCTGCCCGAGGCGCATACCGACTATATCTATTCGGTGATCGGCGAGGAATTCGGCCTGATCGCCTGTGCCATCATCGCACTGGTGTTCCTCGCGATCGTCGTGCGCGTGTTCGTCAAGCTGCTGGACGAACAGGATGAATTCAAGCTGCTCGCCGCCTCTGGCCTGGCGGTGCAGTTCGGCGCGCAGGCCTTGGTGTCGATGGCGGTCAACACCGGCCTTGCACCGTCCAAGGGGATGACGCTGCCGTTCATCAGCTATGGCGGATCGTCGATGATCGCGCTGTCGATCGGGATGGGATTGCTGCTGGCGTTCACGCGCCGCAACCCGTTCCTGACGCGCAGTCCGTATGTCGTGAGATGGGGTTCGAATTGA
- the murD gene encoding UDP-N-acetylmuramoyl-L-alanine--D-glutamate ligase yields MIGSTAFAGRRYAVLGLARSGLATVRALAKSGAHVVAWDSDPAARARAAGIDGVIVHDIAKLNLDGAAALVVSPGVPLNTHPLVARARTAGIAIIGDIELFAQARSELPPHKVVGITGTNGKSTTTALVHHILRTAGVPTLMGGNIGLPILEQAPLAAGGVYVLELSSYQLDLTRTLDCEVAVLLNLTPDHLDRYDGFEGYAASKARLFAMQSPTHDAVVGIGDTPSAQIARSLSARGEHLTKIAPGVCMDQSRWPALQGPHNAQNALAAIAAVKALGVSEADIDRGLASFTGLPHRMETVAVRNGVTFVDDSKATNPESAAPALGAFDRVHWIVGGKRKGDDLDACAPYFGSVVAAYTIGEAGPLFRDLLTGRVPVVQEAGDLVTALAHAAAAARDGDVVLLSPACASFDQFRDYEDRGAAFRAAVEALP; encoded by the coding sequence GTGATCGGCTCGACCGCCTTTGCGGGCCGGCGCTATGCGGTCCTCGGCCTCGCCCGCTCCGGCCTCGCGACGGTGCGTGCCTTGGCGAAGAGCGGGGCGCACGTCGTGGCATGGGACAGCGATCCGGCTGCGCGCGCGCGGGCGGCAGGCATCGACGGCGTCATCGTTCATGACATCGCCAAACTGAACCTGGATGGGGCCGCGGCGCTGGTCGTGTCTCCCGGCGTGCCGCTCAACACGCATCCGCTGGTCGCACGGGCGCGGACTGCGGGCATCGCGATCATCGGCGATATCGAACTGTTCGCCCAGGCACGCTCCGAACTGCCGCCGCACAAGGTCGTGGGCATCACCGGTACCAACGGCAAGTCGACCACAACCGCACTCGTCCATCACATCCTGAGGACTGCGGGCGTCCCGACGCTGATGGGGGGCAACATCGGCCTGCCGATCCTGGAACAGGCCCCGCTCGCGGCGGGCGGCGTCTATGTCCTCGAACTGTCCAGTTACCAGCTCGATCTGACCCGGACCCTCGATTGCGAGGTTGCTGTGTTGCTTAACCTCACCCCCGACCATCTCGATCGCTATGACGGGTTCGAAGGTTATGCCGCGTCCAAGGCGCGGCTGTTTGCAATGCAGTCGCCCACCCACGACGCCGTCGTCGGTATCGGCGATACACCGTCCGCGCAGATCGCCCGCAGCCTGTCGGCCCGCGGCGAACACCTGACCAAGATCGCGCCCGGCGTGTGCATGGACCAGTCGCGCTGGCCGGCGCTGCAAGGCCCGCACAACGCCCAGAACGCGCTCGCCGCCATCGCCGCGGTAAAGGCGCTGGGCGTGTCGGAGGCCGATATCGACCGCGGCCTCGCCAGCTTCACCGGCCTGCCGCACCGGATGGAGACGGTTGCCGTCCGCAACGGCGTCACCTTCGTCGACGACAGCAAGGCGACCAATCCCGAAAGCGCCGCGCCCGCACTCGGTGCGTTCGACCGGGTCCACTGGATCGTCGGCGGCAAACGCAAGGGCGACGACCTCGACGCCTGTGCGCCCTATTTCGGGTCCGTGGTCGCCGCCTATACGATCGGCGAGGCGGGTCCGCTGTTCCGCGACCTGCTAACCGGCCGCGTCCCTGTCGTGCAGGAAGCGGGCGACCTCGTCACCGCGCTCGCCCATGCCGCCGCCGCGGCGCGCGACGGAGATGTGGTGCTGTTGTCGCCGGCCTGTGCTAGCTTCGACCAGTTCCGCGATTACGAGGATCGCGGAGCCGCATTCCGGGCTGCGGTGGAGGCCCTGCCATGA
- the mraY gene encoding phospho-N-acetylmuramoyl-pentapeptide-transferase, with protein MLYWIAEHLGFTGLLNLIRYQSFRTGAAVATALLIGLIIGPRFIGWLRVRQGKGQPIRADGPQTHLAKRGTPTMGGLMILTSMALAILIWMDLSNPYVWSCLFVTLGFGAIGFMDDYDKVRKASTAGVSGRTRLLLEFAIAGIASWIIMGQNGPHLYLPFTDRMYLDLGYFFPIFAAFTIVAFGNAVNLTDGLDGLATMPVIIASVAFMLIVYLAGNVKFATYLGIPHVPGAGELAIFCGAVVGAGLAFLWFNAPPAAVFMGDTGSLALGGALGTIAVVAHHEIVLGIVGGLFVAEAMSVIIQVFFYKRTGKRVFRMAPIHHHFEQLGWSEPTVVIRFWIISLVLALAGLSTLKLR; from the coding sequence ATGCTGTATTGGATCGCCGAGCACCTGGGCTTCACCGGGTTGCTGAACCTCATCCGCTACCAGTCGTTCCGGACCGGTGCGGCGGTGGCGACCGCGCTGCTCATCGGCCTCATCATCGGTCCGCGCTTCATCGGCTGGTTGCGTGTCCGTCAGGGCAAGGGACAGCCGATCCGCGCCGATGGACCGCAGACCCATCTCGCCAAGCGCGGCACGCCGACCATGGGCGGACTGATGATCCTGACCAGCATGGCGCTGGCGATTCTGATCTGGATGGACCTGTCGAACCCCTATGTGTGGTCGTGCCTGTTTGTGACTCTGGGCTTCGGTGCGATCGGCTTCATGGATGATTACGACAAGGTGCGCAAAGCGAGCACCGCCGGCGTCTCCGGCCGGACCCGGCTGCTGCTGGAATTCGCCATCGCCGGCATCGCATCGTGGATCATCATGGGGCAGAACGGGCCGCATCTGTATCTGCCGTTCACCGACCGCATGTACCTCGATCTCGGCTATTTCTTCCCGATCTTCGCGGCGTTCACGATCGTCGCGTTCGGCAATGCGGTGAACCTGACCGATGGCCTCGACGGCCTTGCGACGATGCCGGTCATCATCGCCAGCGTCGCGTTCATGCTGATCGTGTATCTCGCCGGCAACGTGAAGTTTGCGACCTATCTCGGCATCCCCCATGTGCCCGGTGCGGGCGAACTGGCGATCTTCTGCGGTGCCGTCGTCGGTGCCGGCCTCGCCTTCCTGTGGTTCAACGCGCCCCCGGCCGCCGTGTTCATGGGCGACACCGGCAGCCTCGCGCTGGGCGGTGCGCTCGGCACGATCGCGGTCGTGGCGCATCACGAGATCGTGCTCGGCATCGTCGGCGGCCTGTTCGTTGCCGAGGCGATGTCGGTTATTATTCAGGTGTTCTTCTACAAGCGCACCGGCAAGCGCGTGTTCCGCATGGCGCCGATCCACCATCATTTCGAACAATTGGGCTGGAGCGAGCCGACCGTCGTCATCCGTTTCTGGATCATCAGCCTCGTGCTGGCGCTCGCCGGCCTGTCGACGTTGAAGTTGCGGTGA
- a CDS encoding UDP-N-acetylmuramoyl-tripeptide--D-alanyl-D-alanine ligase — protein sequence MPLWTAAEIAAATNGTASADFAVDGVAFDSREVGASDLFIALTGDSTDGHRFLPQAFEQGAAGAIVSADTPHPHVGVADTFAALNDLGRAARARMAGTVIGVTGSVGKTSAKEALFAALDRSLPDRVHRSVKSYNNHTGVPLSLARMPRDTTIGVFEMGMNHAGELSELTRLVRPHIAIVTAIAPAHTAFFPDESAIADAKGEIFRGLEPGGTAIVPYDSPHRDRLIAAAAPHAARTVTFGLDKNADVRAIEAMRLPSGASFVTAKLGDRELSFTLSQPGMHWVSNALAVLAAVDAAGADLVRAGLALAEMGGLAGRGARFVATAGGGDMLVIDESYNANPASMRATLAVLAEEPGRHVAVLGEMRELGDASADYHAGLAGPILAARVETALLVGEAMAPLVQALEGRVEVMHVADAATALGRLKDLARAGDAVLVKGSNGVGLSRVVAGLVDSSAGDR from the coding sequence ATGCCGCTCTGGACCGCTGCGGAGATCGCCGCGGCCACCAACGGTACCGCCTCGGCGGATTTCGCCGTCGACGGCGTCGCGTTCGACAGCCGCGAAGTCGGCGCGAGCGACCTTTTCATCGCGCTGACCGGCGACAGCACCGATGGCCATCGCTTCCTGCCGCAGGCGTTCGAACAGGGCGCGGCCGGCGCCATCGTCTCCGCCGACACGCCGCACCCGCACGTCGGTGTCGCCGACACGTTCGCCGCTCTCAACGACCTTGGCCGGGCGGCGCGTGCGCGTATGGCGGGCACCGTCATCGGTGTCACCGGCTCGGTCGGCAAGACCAGCGCCAAGGAAGCGCTGTTCGCCGCGCTCGATCGTTCGCTGCCCGATCGGGTGCATCGCTCGGTCAAGAGCTACAACAACCATACCGGCGTGCCGCTCAGCCTTGCCCGCATGCCGCGGGATACGACGATCGGCGTGTTCGAAATGGGGATGAACCATGCCGGCGAGCTCAGCGAACTGACCCGGCTCGTCCGCCCGCACATTGCGATCGTCACCGCGATCGCCCCCGCCCATACTGCGTTCTTCCCCGACGAAAGCGCCATCGCCGATGCCAAGGGCGAAATCTTCCGCGGCTTGGAACCCGGCGGCACGGCCATCGTCCCCTATGACAGCCCGCACCGTGACCGCCTGATCGCCGCCGCCGCGCCTCATGCGGCGCGCACCGTCACCTTCGGCCTCGACAAGAACGCCGACGTCCGTGCGATCGAGGCGATGCGCCTGCCCTCGGGGGCGTCGTTCGTCACCGCAAAGCTCGGTGACCGCGAATTGTCCTTCACGCTGTCGCAGCCTGGCATGCACTGGGTGTCGAACGCCCTCGCCGTGCTCGCCGCAGTCGATGCTGCGGGTGCGGACCTCGTCCGCGCCGGCCTTGCACTTGCCGAAATGGGTGGGCTCGCGGGGCGGGGCGCACGCTTCGTCGCGACCGCCGGCGGCGGTGACATGCTGGTCATCGACGAAAGCTATAATGCCAACCCCGCATCGATGCGGGCGACGCTGGCGGTGCTGGCCGAGGAGCCGGGCCGCCATGTCGCCGTGTTGGGCGAAATGCGCGAACTCGGCGATGCCTCCGCGGATTATCACGCCGGCCTTGCCGGCCCCATCCTCGCCGCGCGCGTCGAAACGGCGCTGCTGGTCGGTGAAGCGATGGCGCCGCTGGTGCAGGCCCTTGAGGGGCGGGTCGAAGTCATGCATGTGGCCGACGCTGCGACCGCGCTCGGCCGGCTGAAGGATCTGGCGCGCGCCGGTGACGCGGTACTTGTCAAAGGATCCAACGGAGTCGGGTTGTCGCGGGTTGTCGCGGGACTTGTCGATTCCAGTGCTGGCGATCGCTGA
- a CDS encoding UDP-N-acetylmuramoyl-L-alanyl-D-glutamate--2,6-diaminopimelate ligase, producing MKLGTLTGGGEDAGVTGFAIDHRKVAPGTVFGAFQGVRVNGEDYIAEAVRSGAVAVVVRPGIAVDGAVAIHAENPRERFAQLAARFFAPFPATAVAVTGTNGKTSTVEMTRQLWRMAGQHAASIGTLGVTTADERVTTGLTTPDVVTFLSNVAGLAREGVTHLAFEASSHGLVQYRTEGLNVVAAAFTNLSRDHLDYHGDMGAYLTAKLRLFSEVLSPEGTAVVWADDVESARVIDLAQARGNRLVTVGERGQTLRLVGRDPTLLGQGLTIKADGQTHRVTLPLIGGYQAANALVAAGLVIATGGDVGRTIADLARLQPVRGRLERAAITASGAPVYVDYAHTPDALEAAIAALKPHAGGRLIVVFGAGGDRDVGKRETMGQVAQMQADLAIVTDDNPRTEDPATIRAAILKGAPHAREIGDRREAIGVAVREAGPQDIVLIAGKGHEQGQIVGDMELPFDDVSVARECAA from the coding sequence ATGAAGCTGGGGACGTTGACCGGCGGCGGCGAAGACGCCGGCGTCACCGGGTTCGCGATCGATCATCGCAAGGTCGCGCCGGGAACGGTGTTCGGCGCCTTTCAGGGCGTGCGCGTGAACGGCGAGGATTATATTGCCGAGGCGGTGCGGTCCGGCGCGGTGGCCGTCGTGGTCCGGCCCGGTATCGCGGTGGACGGCGCGGTGGCGATCCATGCCGAAAACCCGCGCGAACGGTTCGCGCAGCTGGCGGCACGGTTCTTCGCGCCATTTCCGGCGACGGCGGTGGCGGTGACCGGCACCAACGGCAAGACCTCCACCGTCGAGATGACGCGGCAATTGTGGCGGATGGCGGGCCAGCATGCCGCATCGATCGGCACGCTGGGCGTCACCACCGCCGATGAACGCGTGACGACCGGCCTGACCACGCCCGATGTCGTCACCTTCCTGTCCAACGTCGCCGGCCTCGCACGCGAAGGGGTCACCCACCTCGCGTTCGAAGCGTCGAGCCACGGCCTGGTCCAATACCGGACGGAGGGGCTGAACGTGGTCGCCGCGGCGTTCACCAACCTGTCACGCGACCATCTCGACTATCATGGCGACATGGGCGCCTATCTGACCGCCAAGCTGCGCCTGTTTTCCGAGGTGCTGAGCCCGGAGGGGACCGCCGTCGTCTGGGCGGACGATGTCGAAAGCGCACGCGTGATCGACCTTGCGCAGGCGCGGGGCAACCGGCTGGTGACGGTCGGCGAACGGGGACAGACGTTGCGTCTGGTGGGGCGCGACCCCACCCTGCTCGGTCAGGGTCTGACGATCAAGGCCGACGGGCAGACGCATCGTGTGACGCTGCCGTTGATCGGCGGCTATCAGGCGGCGAACGCGCTGGTCGCGGCGGGGCTGGTCATCGCCACGGGCGGCGATGTCGGCCGGACGATCGCCGATCTTGCCAGGCTGCAACCGGTGCGCGGGCGGCTGGAACGTGCGGCGATCACCGCTTCGGGGGCGCCGGTCTACGTCGATTACGCGCATACGCCCGACGCGCTGGAGGCGGCCATCGCCGCCCTGAAGCCGCATGCCGGCGGCCGGCTGATCGTTGTCTTCGGCGCCGGCGGCGACCGCGATGTCGGCAAGCGTGAGACCATGGGGCAGGTCGCGCAGATGCAGGCCGACCTCGCCATCGTCACCGACGACAATCCCCGCACCGAAGATCCCGCGACGATCCGCGCCGCCATCCTGAAGGGCGCACCCCATGCCCGCGAGATCGGCGATCGCCGCGAAGCGATCGGCGTCGCGGTGCGCGAAGCGGGGCCGCAGGATATCGTCCTCATCGCCGGCAAGGGCCACGAACAGGGCCAGATCGTGGGCGACATGGAACTGCCGTTCGATGACGTGAGCGTCGCGCGGGAATGCGCGGCATGA
- a CDS encoding peptidoglycan D,D-transpeptidase FtsI family protein, whose translation MTVIVARPVPQRRNATQRHALVATSHMRLMMLMLLFAAAVTLVIGRLAMLGVMSGGEAEARVAALAARGDIVDRNGAPLARTIDAWTIAVHPRKIIGDKMEIASRLAALMPDRGDQAWFYGQLTRNVSFVYLQRRASPALVEQVNAIGEPALVFARETQRLYPQSTMASHALGFLSTDGHGMSGMERVLDERLLDPTKAGQPVALSLDTRVQAALESELGRAMGTFSARGAGGIVLDVDTGEVIAMVSLPTFNPNRVGMAGSEELRNITTQSVFELGSTFKPITMATAMDTGVVTSMARRFDATHPLKVGGYTIHDERGDPKRWLNMAETLIYSSNIATARVADEIGPQRMQAMFRKLGFDTKPDIELREKGRPLMPTYWARTTTMTTAYGHGIAVTPLHLASAYAALVNGGVWRPATLLKVAPGHAPVGRRVIREETSARMRQMLRLIVMRGTGRKGDAPGYRVGGKTGTAEAAVAGGYDRSRNVATFAAAFPMDRPRYVVLAMLDSPLGTKETGGWKTAAWNAAPVVGRTISRVGAMLGVVPDATRDIDVSDILPTLWQDPSRTQPTGQ comes from the coding sequence TTGACCGTCATCGTCGCCCGTCCGGTTCCGCAGCGGCGCAACGCCACCCAGCGGCATGCGCTGGTGGCGACGTCGCATATGCGCCTGATGATGCTGATGCTGCTGTTCGCGGCGGCGGTGACGTTGGTGATCGGCCGGCTGGCGATGCTGGGTGTCATGTCGGGCGGCGAGGCGGAAGCGCGCGTGGCGGCGCTCGCCGCGCGCGGCGATATCGTCGATCGCAACGGCGCGCCGCTCGCGCGGACGATCGATGCCTGGACGATCGCGGTTCACCCCCGCAAAATCATCGGTGACAAGATGGAGATCGCCAGCCGCCTCGCCGCGCTGATGCCCGACCGCGGCGACCAGGCGTGGTTCTACGGGCAGCTGACGCGCAACGTCAGCTTCGTCTACCTGCAGCGTCGCGCGAGCCCCGCGCTGGTTGAGCAGGTCAATGCGATCGGTGAACCCGCGCTCGTCTTCGCCCGCGAAACGCAGCGCCTGTACCCGCAATCGACGATGGCGAGCCACGCGCTCGGCTTTCTGTCGACCGACGGCCACGGCATGAGCGGTATGGAGCGCGTGCTCGACGAGCGGCTGCTCGATCCGACCAAGGCGGGACAACCGGTCGCCCTGTCGCTCGACACCCGCGTGCAGGCGGCGCTGGAGAGCGAACTCGGCCGTGCGATGGGAACGTTTTCCGCGCGCGGTGCGGGCGGGATCGTGCTCGACGTCGATACCGGCGAGGTGATCGCGATGGTCTCGCTGCCGACGTTCAACCCCAATCGCGTCGGCATGGCGGGCAGCGAGGAACTGCGCAACATCACCACGCAGAGCGTGTTCGAACTGGGTTCGACGTTCAAGCCGATCACGATGGCGACCGCGATGGACACCGGCGTGGTGACGTCGATGGCGCGCCGGTTCGATGCGACGCATCCGCTGAAGGTCGGCGGCTATACCATCCATGACGAACGCGGCGATCCCAAGCGCTGGCTCAACATGGCCGAAACGCTGATCTATTCGTCCAACATCGCGACCGCGCGCGTCGCCGACGAAATCGGACCGCAGCGCATGCAGGCGATGTTCCGCAAGCTCGGCTTCGATACCAAGCCCGACATCGAACTGCGCGAGAAGGGGCGGCCGCTGATGCCGACCTATTGGGCGCGGACGACGACGATGACGACCGCCTACGGCCACGGCATCGCGGTGACGCCGCTGCATCTCGCCAGCGCCTATGCCGCATTGGTCAACGGCGGCGTCTGGCGGCCGGCGACGCTGCTGAAGGTTGCGCCCGGTCACGCGCCCGTTGGCCGGCGGGTCATCCGCGAGGAGACGAGCGCGCGGATGCGTCAGATGCTGCGGCTGATCGTGATGCGCGGCACCGGGCGCAAGGGCGACGCGCCGGGCTATCGCGTCGGCGGCAAGACGGGTACGGCAGAGGCTGCGGTGGCGGGCGGGTACGATCGGTCGCGCAACGTCGCCACCTTCGCCGCGGCCTTCCCGATGGACCGGCCGCGTTATGTCGTGCTGGCGATGCTCGATTCGCCGCTGGGAACGAAGGAGACTGGCGGGTGGAAAACCGCTGCGTGGAACGCCGCACCGGTCGTTGGGCGGACGATCAGCCGGGTCGGTGCGATGCTGGGCGTCGTGCCCGACGCGACGCGCGACATCGACGTGTCCGACATCCTGCCGACCCTGTGGCAGGACCCGAGCCGTACGCAGCCGACCGGTCAGTGA
- the rsmH gene encoding 16S rRNA (cytosine(1402)-N(4))-methyltransferase RsmH: MTGSGAAAPHIPVLLDEVIAALAPAPGERIVDATFGAGGYTRAILATGAQVIAFDRDPDAIRAGRDAHIAGLTLVHSDFSALEAALDGPVDGLTMDIGVSSMQLDQAERGFSFQFDGPLDMRMAQEGPSAADFVNEADEEAIADVLYHYGDEPKSRRVARAIVAARPLTRTAELAHVVRKALGHRPHDKKDPATRTFQAIRIHVNRELGELADGLAAAERALKPGGRLAIVTFHSLEDRLVKRFLRDRSGNAPGGSRHVPQAGVGRPPSFQKVGRGVRAGEAEVARNPRARSATLRTAVRTAAPAWGDNDLAEVTS, encoded by the coding sequence GTGACCGGTAGCGGCGCCGCGGCACCTCATATCCCCGTGCTGCTCGACGAGGTGATCGCCGCGCTCGCCCCCGCCCCGGGCGAGCGGATCGTCGATGCGACCTTCGGCGCCGGCGGCTACACGCGTGCGATCCTCGCGACCGGTGCGCAGGTGATCGCGTTCGATCGCGATCCCGATGCGATCCGGGCCGGCCGCGATGCGCACATCGCCGGCCTGACGCTGGTGCACAGCGACTTTTCGGCATTGGAGGCGGCGCTCGATGGTCCTGTCGACGGGCTGACGATGGATATCGGCGTCTCCTCGATGCAACTCGACCAGGCGGAGCGCGGCTTTTCGTTCCAGTTCGATGGTCCGCTCGACATGCGAATGGCGCAGGAAGGGCCGAGCGCCGCCGACTTCGTCAACGAAGCGGATGAGGAGGCGATCGCCGACGTCCTCTATCATTATGGTGACGAGCCCAAGTCGCGCCGCGTCGCGCGCGCGATCGTCGCCGCACGCCCACTGACCCGCACGGCGGAACTGGCGCATGTCGTTCGCAAGGCTCTTGGCCACCGCCCGCACGACAAGAAGGACCCGGCGACGCGGACCTTCCAGGCGATCCGCATCCACGTGAATCGCGAACTTGGCGAACTGGCCGACGGCCTGGCCGCGGCCGAACGTGCGCTGAAGCCCGGCGGCCGTCTTGCCATCGTCACCTTCCACAGTCTCGAAGACCGGCTGGTCAAGCGCTTCCTGCGCGACCGGTCGGGCAACGCCCCGGGCGGTTCGCGGCACGTGCCGCAGGCGGGGGTGGGGCGTCCACCGAGTTTCCAGAAGGTCGGTCGCGGCGTGCGCGCCGGCGAGGCCGAGGTGGCGCGCAACCCGCGTGCCCGATCGGCGACCCTGCGAACGGCAGTGAGAACGGCGGCCCCCGCTTGGGGCGACAACGACTTGGCGGAGGTGACATCATGA
- a CDS encoding division/cell wall cluster transcriptional repressor MraZ, whose protein sequence is MSERGDYQGSGLALVDDKGRVAIPNALRHTLAENAPRADGKDGGTVIIAAHEDQPCLIAYDPAYIAELKRELNERVALSRGADGKVDHNIKRGGANGEAVPFDGSGRFIMPGFPRFYANIGAHAFFWGTLDYIEIWDPATLLATPGIAPQMVAACRYYCQDKGIAL, encoded by the coding sequence GTGTCGGAAAGGGGCGATTATCAGGGAAGCGGACTTGCTCTTGTCGATGACAAGGGGCGGGTCGCCATCCCCAACGCGTTGCGCCACACGCTTGCCGAGAATGCGCCGCGTGCCGACGGCAAGGACGGCGGCACCGTCATCATCGCCGCGCACGAGGACCAGCCCTGCCTTATCGCCTATGACCCTGCCTATATCGCCGAACTGAAGCGTGAATTGAACGAGCGGGTCGCGCTGTCGCGTGGCGCCGACGGCAAGGTCGATCACAACATCAAGCGGGGCGGCGCCAATGGCGAAGCGGTGCCGTTCGATGGCTCCGGCCGCTTCATCATGCCTGGCTTTCCGCGCTTCTACGCCAATATCGGCGCGCACGCCTTCTTCTGGGGCACGCTCGACTATATCGAGATCTGGGACCCCGCGACGCTGCTCGCCACGCCCGGCATCGCGCCGCAGATGGTCGCTGCCTGCCGCTATTATTGCCAGGACAAGGGTATCGCGCTGTGA
- a CDS encoding cysteine synthase A, translating into MHTIPDTLALIGNTPLVRLKGPSEATGCDIFGKCEFANPGASVKDRAALSIVEDAEARGVLHPGGTIVEGTAGNTGIGLALVANAKGYRTIIVMPETQSREKMDTLRALGAELVLVPAAPYASPCHFVHTSRRIAEERDNAIWANQFDNVANRRAHIVGTAEEIWQQMDGRIDGFTCAAGTGGTIAGVGLGLKAKDEGVCIALSDPHGAALYEYYAHGELRSEGSSVAEGIGQGRITANLEGAPIDTQFRISDQEGYRWVRRLLDEEGLCLGLSSGINVAGAVQLARHLGPRKRIATILCDTGFRYLSSLYDPEWRAAKGLS; encoded by the coding sequence ATGCATACGATTCCCGACACGCTGGCCCTCATCGGCAACACGCCCCTCGTCCGCCTCAAGGGGCCGAGCGAGGCGACCGGATGCGACATCTTCGGCAAATGCGAATTCGCCAATCCCGGTGCCTCTGTAAAGGACCGGGCGGCGCTGTCGATCGTCGAGGATGCGGAGGCGCGGGGCGTGCTCCATCCCGGCGGCACGATCGTCGAGGGCACGGCGGGCAACACCGGCATCGGCCTGGCGCTGGTCGCCAACGCCAAGGGGTACCGGACGATCATCGTCATGCCGGAAACGCAGAGCCGGGAAAAGATGGACACGCTGCGCGCGCTCGGCGCCGAACTGGTGCTGGTGCCGGCCGCGCCTTATGCCAGCCCCTGCCACTTCGTGCACACCAGCCGCCGCATCGCCGAAGAGCGCGACAACGCGATCTGGGCAAACCAGTTCGACAACGTCGCCAATCGCCGTGCGCATATCGTCGGCACCGCCGAGGAGATCTGGCAGCAGATGGACGGGCGGATCGACGGTTTCACCTGCGCGGCCGGCACCGGCGGCACGATCGCGGGTGTCGGGCTGGGGCTGAAGGCCAAGGACGAGGGCGTGTGCATCGCGCTCAGCGATCCGCACGGCGCCGCCCTCTACGAATATTACGCTCATGGTGAATTGCGGTCCGAGGGCTCGTCGGTAGCGGAGGGCATCGGGCAGGGGCGCATCACCGCCAATCTGGAAGGGGCGCCGATCGATACCCAGTTCCGCATCTCGGATCAGGAGGGGTATCGATGGGTGCGACGACTGCTCGACGAAGAGGGGCTGTGCCTGGGCCTGTCGTCCGGCATCAACGTCGCCGGCGCGGTGCAGCTGGCGCGGCACCTGGGGCCGAGGAAGCGGATCGCGACGATCCTGTGCGATACCGGCTTCCGCTATCTCTCGTCGCTGTACGATCCCGAGTGGCGGGCGGCGAAGGGACTGTCCTGA